The genomic window GATGATGAGGTAGTCGTACTGCTGCATGTGAGCTTCTCCTGTGCTGGCGGGACGCGGTTCCCCGCTCCCGGGTGACCGGCCCGCGCCGGGCGACCGGTGCGACCGCGCTGCTCACGAGGGTAGTGCGCCGCGGGCGGGGCTGCACGGCGGACGCGGCCGCCCGCGCGCCCGGTCAGTCGCCGCCCAGCGTGCGCAGCACGCGCGGGAGCTCGGGAGGGAGCTCGCCGGCGAGGAACCCGATGCGGCCGTGGAGCGCTGCCAGGGAGTTGCCAGCCGCGGCGTGCACGTGCTTGCCCCAGACGAGCGCCTGCGCCGGGTGCGCCTCCCTGCTGAGCAGACCGGTGACCGCGCCAGCCATGACGTCACCGCTGCCCGACGTGCCCGACCCAGCGTACCCGTCGGTGACCCGCCACACGGAGCCGTTGTGGACGACGGTCTCGTTGCAGGCCACGGCTGCGCCGTAGCGGTCGGCGGCGTCGAGGCAGGCACCGGCGACGTCCTCGTCCGCGAGGCCATCGCGCTGGACGAGCCGCGCCGGCTCGCCCGTGTTCGGGGTGAGGAGGAGCCGTCCGGCGAGTGCGTCGCGGACCTCGTCATCGGCGTCGGGCAGCACGGTGGCGGCGTAGGAGTCCAGGAGGACGGGCACGTCCGGCGGGAGCGCCCCGACGACCGCGACGAGGAGCCGCGCCGCGCCCTCAGCGTCGTCGAGACCGGGACCGAGCAGGAGCGCGCCCGAGCGACCGAGGTCGCCCTCGAGCACCTCCCGGGCGCCGACGCCGGTGACCGAACCGAGTCGGTCCTCCGGGAGGCCGAGGACGGCGCTCTCAGGGATGGCGACCGCGACGTGCGGCGCGACCGAGGCGGCGGTCGCCGGGGTGAGGCGTCCCGCGCCGACGCGCAGCGCGGCGAGCCCGGCGAGCATGACGGCGCCGGGTGTGGCACGGGCGCCGCCGACGACGAGGGCCACGCCGCGGGTGTACTTCGAGCCCCCCCCGGCTGAGGGAGCGGCCAGGCCCGGAGGAGGGCGGGGGTGACGAGGACGGGGTCGTCGGGCGTCCCGCCGAGGGCCTCGTCCGGGACGCGCGGACCGCGGGCGTCAGCCATCGGAGGGCTCCGGCCCGACCTCGTCGGAGGCGCCCGGCTGGTCGGTGACGCGCACGCCCTGCTCCGTGAGGTGCGAGCTGATGTTGTAGTCGTCGAGGACCCAGCCGGTAAGTGCCTCGGTGTCGCGGTGGAGCCGGCAGATCGCGGCGTTGCACAGACCGTTGGTACGGCTCGTCTCAAGGACCGTGCCCTCATCCATCCCGTCCGCGACGTAGCAGAATAGGAGGTTGACCACGTCGTGGGCGGTGACGAGCACGGTGGTGCCCTCGGGGACCGCGGCGAGGTCGGCCAGGACGCCTCGGACGCGCTGGACGACGTCGGCCCAGGACTCGCCGCCCGGCGGCCGGTAGTAGAACTTGCCGAGCCACTCGCGGCGCTCGGTCTCCTCGGGGTACCTCGCCTGGATGCCGGCGGCGGTGAGCATGTCGGTGATGCCCATGTCGCGGTCGCGCAGGCGCTCATCGACGCGGACGGGCAGCTCGAGCCCGGCGACGTCCATCGCCTCCTCGGCGGTCTGGCGCGCGCGTCGGTAGGGGCTGGTCCACAGGACCTCGGGGCGATCTGCCCCGGGCAGGGCGGCGAGCCAGGTGCCGACGGCTCGGGCCTGCTCGACGCCGAGACCGGACAGCTCGACGTCGGGGTCGCGGGCCGGGACCTCGATCCGCTCGAGGTGCTCCTTCGAGGCGAGCTCGGCGGCGACGTTGCCCTGCGACTGGCCGTGCCGCACCAGGATGATGCGCGTGGGGGTCATGGGACGAGGCTATCGGGCGTCCGGCAGCCTCGCAGCGCCGGCGTGACGGGCCGATGGGCTGCTCGGTCCGGGGACGGGCCCGATCCGGTACAGGCGCGCAGCGTTGCCGTAGAAGACGTCGTCGACGTGCTCGGAGGGGACGAGTGAGGCCAGCAGGTCGAGGTCCTCCGCCGCGAAGGGCCGTCGGGCGCGGGTCGACGGCAGGTCCGTGGCGGCCATGAGCGCCCCCGGGTCGACCTCCATGAAGCGAGGCACGACGTCGGAGGGGTCGAGGTCGACGCGGCCGAAGCCGTCGGCCTTGACGCGCACGCTCTTCTCCACGAGGCGCAGGAGGTGCGGCACGCCCTCGGCGGTCATGCCGAGGTGGTCGATGCTGACGGACGGCAGGGAGGCCAGGAGCCCGGCGAGCTCGGGCAGGTCGGCGGCGTCGAGGTAGAGCTCGGTGTGCCAGCCGGCGAGGTCGTGGACGCGCCGGGCGAGGGCCTCGAGGTCCTCGAGCCCCGCGGAGCCCCCGCGATAGAGGTTGAAGCGGACGGCGCGCACTCCCGCGGCGTCGAGCTCGAGGACGCGGCGGTCGGGGACGTCCGGGGAGAGCTGGATGACGCCGGCGAAGCCGGGGCCGAGCTCGGCGAGCGCGTCGACCATGTACTCCTGCTCGAGGCCCTGGAAGGAGCCGGCGACGACGGCTCCGCCCTCGACGCCGAGGCCGCTGGTGCGAGCGCGGTAGTCGCCGATCGTGAGGGGCTCGGGGACGTAGCCGTTGTTGGCCATGAGCGGGTAGGCGGGGTCGATGACGTGGACGTGGGCGTCGAAGAGGCGCGTCCAGGGACGCGCCCCTACGCGGTGCTCCGCTCCTACGGTGTCGGGCATGGTCACCTCCTCTCCACCGTCAGGGTACGGGCGCCACCGCGGTCGCGCCCGCCGGGTGGCGGGTGAGGAGACGCGGCGGGCCGGCGACCACTCGTGCGGTCGCCGGCCCGGGCAGCGCGTCAGGCGGCTGGGCTCAGCGGCTGAGCGGGACGCTCGCCTCCGCCGTGTAGGGCAGGAAGGTGAGGGACTCCTGGAGGTAGAGCTCGACGGACTCGGCGTCGTGCGAGATGTACCCGATGGACAGGTCCTGCCCGAGGTGGAGCTCGAAGTCGCCGCCACGGGTGGACAACAGGACGGCTCCGTCGATGGCGGGGGCCCAGATGACCTCGCCGTCGAGGATGCGGTCCAGGTGCTTGCGGACCGGGTAGCCGTCGTCGGTCTCCTCGGTGACGGCGGTCCACAGCTCGGCGGAGAGCAGGAGCGAGTACGGGCCCTCGACACCGGCGAGGCGCAGCTCCTTGAGGGCCGCGGCGACGGCGTCGGGCAGCTCCTCGATGGCCTCGGGAAGGGTGACGGTCTCGTTGTCGCTCGACGGGATAAGCCCCTCGATGCCGGAGCTCTCGAGGCCGGTGAAGACGAGGGCGTCCTCGGCGCGGGCGATCGTCTCGGCGGCGTCCTTGACGGGCTGCCAGTCGGAGTCCTTGGCCCCTCGGTCGACGTCGTCGATGGCCTCGCGGGTGACGCGGAAGGGGACTCGCAGCTCGACGACCGTGCGGACCTCGCGCTCGTGGGCCTCGACGCCCCCGAAGGGGACGTCGACGCTCTTGCGGTGGCCGGTGCGGACGGCGGCGAGGTCCTCGCCGTCGGGGCCCTCGACGTCGACGACGCGGCGCCCGGCGATCCAGCGGGTGAAGGTGCGGCGCGCCTCCTCTTCGATCTCCGCCCAGGCGGCGGTGGAGACGGGGGCGAGCTCGCGGTGCAGGTTGTTCATGCTTCCTCAGCCTTTCAGGCTTCCGATCCCGAGGGATCCGTCAGCCGGTGCGGTCGTGGTGGGTGTGCTGGTCGGTGCGGTGGTGGTCGGGGCGCTCGGCACGGGGGCGGTGGGCTGAGCGTCCTCAGCCGCCTCAGCGGGGTCGGAGCCACGTGGGAGCAAGGGCTCGGCCGTCTCCTCGCCGGCGTCGGAGGCGGTGGGGTCGCGGAGTCCGAGGGCGGCGGCCTGCGGCAGCCCGAGGGCGGGCTGGGTCGGGTCCTCGGGCTCGTCGTCCTCGCCCAGCAGGCCGGGGCGGGCGTGCTCCTCGGCGTCGTCGAGGAAGTCGGCCGGGGGCGCGAAGAACAGCGCGCCCGTCTCGGCGGTCGAGAAGTCGAGGATGCGGTCGTAGTTGCCCTCGGGCTCGCCGATGAACATGCGTCGGAGCATGAGCTCGGTGATGCGCGGGTCCGCGGCGTAGGACATGAAGAAGGTGCCCTGCACTCCCGAGGCGTCGCCGAAGGCGAGGTTGTCCCGCACGATCTTGTGCTCGTTGCCCTCGGCGTCCTCGATGGTGTTGAGGGCGACGTGGGAGTTGCGGGGCTTGACGTCGTCGTCGAGCTCGACGTCGTCCATCTTCGTGCGGCCGATGACGAGCTCCTGCTCGCGGGTGCTCAGGGCGTCCCAGGCGGTGAGGTCGTGGGTGTAGCGCTGCTCGATGATGTAGGAGCCGCCGGCCCACTCGCCGTCCGCGACGAGGGCGGACTCGACGGCCTCGCGGCCCTCGGGGCTCTCGGTGCCGTCGACGAAGCCGAGGGGGTCGCGGGACTCGCGGTAGCGGAAGCCGTGGACCTCGTCCTCGGGGGCGACGGCGTCCCCGAGCGCGCGGGTCACCTCGCGGACGACCTCGAAGCAGGTGTCGAAGGTCTGGGAGCGCACGTGGAGGAAGAGGTCCCCCGGGGTGGACGGCATGCCGTGCCGGGCTCCGGCGAGGGGCTCGAGGACGTGGAGGTGCTCGGGACGGGGCGTGGCGAAGAGCCGGTCCCAGGCGCGCGCGCCGATGCCGACGACGCAGCTGACGCCGGCCTCCGGCGAGCGGAAGGCGACCGAGTGTGCGAGGGACTCGATCTCGGGCAGGGTCTCCACGACGCGCGCCTCGCCGCCCTCGCGGATCGTGAGGGTGAGGAAGATGGAGGCTCTCGCGGGGGCGCCGAGGACGGCCTGCGAGAGCTCGATCGGGTTGGCGTCGGTCATGTCCCCGATGGTAGCCGGGGGCCACGACGCGGTCGCGGGGGCCTTGCTCGGGGCGAAAGCGGGACGGGACCCCGCGCGGCAGCGCGTCCGCTGACGGCGTCGCACCGGGAACGGCGTCGGGCCCGGTCCCGCAGGCGGACTGCGGCACCGGGCCCGACGCCCGCGCGCGAGCGGCTCAGCT from Actinomyces radicidentis includes these protein-coding regions:
- a CDS encoding ADP-dependent NAD(P)H-hydrate dehydratase, translated to MALVVGGARATPGAVMLAGLAALRVGAGRLTPATAASVAPHVAVAIPESAVLGLPEDRLGSVTGVGAREVLEGDLGRSGALLLGPGLDDAEGAARLLVAVVGALPPDVPVLLDSYAATVLPDADDEVRDALAGRLLLTPNTGEPARLVQRDGLADEDVAGACLDAADRYGAAVACNETVVHNGSVWRVTDGYAGSGTSGSGDVMAGAVTGLLSREAHPAQALVWGKHVHAAAGNSLAALHGRIGFLAGELPPELPRVLRTLGGD
- a CDS encoding histidine phosphatase family protein — encoded protein: MTPTRIILVRHGQSQGNVAAELASKEHLERIEVPARDPDVELSGLGVEQARAVGTWLAALPGADRPEVLWTSPYRRARQTAEEAMDVAGLELPVRVDERLRDRDMGITDMLTAAGIQARYPEETERREWLGKFYYRPPGGESWADVVQRVRGVLADLAAVPEGTTVLVTAHDVVNLLFCYVADGMDEGTVLETSRTNGLCNAAICRLHRDTEALTGWVLDDYNISSHLTEQGVRVTDQPGASDEVGPEPSDG
- a CDS encoding amidohydrolase family protein yields the protein MPDTVGAEHRVGARPWTRLFDAHVHVIDPAYPLMANNGYVPEPLTIGDYRARTSGLGVEGGAVVAGSFQGLEQEYMVDALAELGPGFAGVIQLSPDVPDRRVLELDAAGVRAVRFNLYRGGSAGLEDLEALARRVHDLAGWHTELYLDAADLPELAGLLASLPSVSIDHLGMTAEGVPHLLRLVEKSVRVKADGFGRVDLDPSDVVPRFMEVDPGALMAATDLPSTRARRPFAAEDLDLLASLVPSEHVDDVFYGNAARLYRIGPVPGPSSPSARHAGAARLPDAR
- a CDS encoding family 1 encapsulin nanocompartment shell protein, which translates into the protein MNNLHRELAPVSTAAWAEIEEEARRTFTRWIAGRRVVDVEGPDGEDLAAVRTGHRKSVDVPFGGVEAHEREVRTVVELRVPFRVTREAIDDVDRGAKDSDWQPVKDAAETIARAEDALVFTGLESSGIEGLIPSSDNETVTLPEAIEELPDAVAAALKELRLAGVEGPYSLLLSAELWTAVTEETDDGYPVRKHLDRILDGEVIWAPAIDGAVLLSTRGGDFELHLGQDLSIGYISHDAESVELYLQESLTFLPYTAEASVPLSR
- a CDS encoding Dyp-type peroxidase, encoding MTDANPIELSQAVLGAPARASIFLTLTIREGGEARVVETLPEIESLAHSVAFRSPEAGVSCVVGIGARAWDRLFATPRPEHLHVLEPLAGARHGMPSTPGDLFLHVRSQTFDTCFEVVREVTRALGDAVAPEDEVHGFRYRESRDPLGFVDGTESPEGREAVESALVADGEWAGGSYIIEQRYTHDLTAWDALSTREQELVIGRTKMDDVELDDDVKPRNSHVALNTIEDAEGNEHKIVRDNLAFGDASGVQGTFFMSYAADPRITELMLRRMFIGEPEGNYDRILDFSTAETGALFFAPPADFLDDAEEHARPGLLGEDDEPEDPTQPALGLPQAAALGLRDPTASDAGEETAEPLLPRGSDPAEAAEDAQPTAPVPSAPTTTAPTSTPTTTAPADGSLGIGSLKG